One stretch of Eupeodes corollae chromosome 2, idEupCoro1.1, whole genome shotgun sequence DNA includes these proteins:
- the LOC129947519 gene encoding syntaxin-4 translates to MVRDRLPDLLQRSLQTSNGSLDQAVNMTELNTNVNAILNPYTEIRILLGTIVSNLETMNRMVQSINIRNFNEKELEELRNENLKIGTQLMMKFKDFKANLPPEDDYCLEARMKRTLFYGLHQSYINIWTRNETFLQSYEDKLKKNLQLHSKIMNFNSTEEEVEELIANKTTSLFVGNILEETEKERRTLRDLMDRFSELKKLEKSLEDVHALFVRIQNLVLEQSETIQLVEYHAQQATLHVDKGADELEQAHVLKKKTRKKKIILVVILLTILLILILVAVY, encoded by the exons ATGGTTAGGGACAGATTGCCCGATCTATTGCAG AGGTCGCTTCAAACCTCCAACGGATCGCTGGACCAAGCTGTGAACATGACTGAACTCAACACTAACGTCAATGCAATTCTTAACCCG tacACGGAGATTCGTATTCTTCTGGGTACGATAGTTTCCAATTTGGAAACCATGAATCGTATGGTCCAATCGATAAATATTAGAAATTTCAACG aaaaagaaCTAGAAGAATTAcgaaatgaaaatctaaaaatcgGTACACAACTTATGATGAAATTTAAGGATTTCAAAGCGAATCTTCCACCTGAAGATGACTACTGTCTGGAAGCCAGAATGAAACGAACCCTATTTTATGGACTCCACCAATCCTATATCAACATTTGGACTCGCAATGAAACTTTCCTGCAATCGTACGAAGATAAACTGAAGAAAAACCTTCAATTGCATTCCAAAATCA tgAACTTTAATTCTACAGAAGAAGAAGTCGAAGAACTAATTGCCAATAAAACAACATCACTTTTTGTGGGAAAT aTTTTAGAAGAAACCGAAAAGGAAAGACGGACCCTGCGGGACTTGATGGATAGATTTTCAGAGCTGAAGAAGCTCGAGAAGTCCTTGGAAGATGTTCATGCGTTATTCGTCCGAATACAGAACCTAGTATTAGAGCAG agtgaAACAATCCAGCTGGTGGAATATCATGCTCAGCAGGCAACACTGCACGTAGACAAAGGAGCTGATGAACTTGAGCAAGCCCacgttttaaagaaaaagactCGAAAA aaaaaaataatacttgtgGTGATATTgctaacaattttattaatattgataTTAGTAGCAGTGTATTAA
- the LOC129948461 gene encoding uncharacterized protein LOC129948461 produces the protein MAELKLRSSAATSISKLVKKLEAGELAELDLAMKRATLDNLGSHFTRFVDAHFLLVGSAKETEMEAHSTLFEEVEDKYTKVKAMLTAAIDLAVQEQQASEASVVRSVHVQQGDLNDLRLEKIVIPEFNGEFNKWIAFRDMFEAMVHSKEHLSTAAKYTRLMRALKGSAAQVVAGFLPTDDNYESAWQTLKARYDNDRLIVSAHLSIFLNMDSIEKETNTGLRRVVDITNETTRSLAAMKRPVETWDDILVHILASKLPRATIIHWEMQLKGTELPKLAELLVFIEGRARGLDHMGSAMNDRTYNSGNSVNKRLSSTPKAHVSTGSGGASRLTRTNLPSAGHGHCYYCNGDHYIGRCPNLEALSAAERFGHATRVCLSKHRCGKCQGMHHTILCRTVTSNKTPTVGASTVASPPQTLA, from the exons ATGGCTGAATTAAAGTTGCGATCGAGTGCTGCTACATCTATTTCGAAGCTTGTGAAGAAATTGGAAGCTGGAGAGTTGGCAGAGCTAGATCTAGCTATGAAGCGTGCTACTTTGGACAATTTAGGGAGTCATTTCACAAGGTTTGTAGATGCACACTTTTTGTTGGTGGGTAGTGCAAAGGAAACAGAGATGGAAGCGCACTCCACTCTGTTCGAAGAGGTCGAGGACAAATATACAAAGGTGAAAGCCATGCTGACAGCTGCAATTGATTTGGCTGTGCAGGAGCAGCAGGCATCTGAAGCCAGTGTGGTGCGCTCGGTTCACGTTCAACAAGGTGACCTGAATGATTTGcgtctggaaaaaattgttatccCAGAATTTAATGGCGAATTCAATAAATGGATTGCGTTCCGAGACATGTTTGAGGCTATGGTCCACTCAAAAGAGCACCTTTCGACAGCTGCCAAATATACGAGGCTGATGAGAGCACTAAAGGGCTCAGCTGCTCAGGTGGTAGCTGGTTTTCTCCCTACCGATGACAATTACGAATCGGCATGGCAGACGTTGAAGGCTCGGTATGACAACGATCGTCTGATTGTGTCCGCCCATTTGAGTATATTCCTCAATATGGACTCTATTGAGAAGGAGACAAATACAGGCTTGCGTCGAGTGGTGGACATAACGAACGAGACCACGCGTTCATTGGCAGCTATGAAACGGCCTGTCGAGACATGGGATGATATTCTAGTTCACATTCTAGCTTCAAAACTTCCAAGAGCAACGATTATACATTGGGAAATGCAATTGAAAGGAACTGAACTTCCCAAATTGGCAGAGTTACTAGTATTCATCGAAGGCAGAGCACGAGGTCTCGACCATATGGGAAGCGCTATGAATGATAGAACGTATAATTCAGGCAATAGCGTCAACAAACGATTATCATCAACTCCTAAGGCGCATGTGAGCACAGGCTCGGGTGGTGCTTCAAGGCTGACACGAACTAATTTGCCATCTGCAGGTCATGGTCATTGTTACTATTGCAATGGTGATCATTACATCGGACGCTGTCCGAATTTGGAGGCGCTTTCAGCAGCAGAACGTTTTG GTCATGCGACACGAGTGTGTCTTTCTAAACATCGATGTGGAAAATGCCAGGGTATGCATCACACAATTCTTTGTCGCACTGTGACATCAAATAAGACTCCAACGGTTGGTGCTTCTACGGTGGCATCTCCACCGCAGACTTTAGCATGA
- the LOC129948460 gene encoding uncharacterized protein LOC129948460 has translation MVIAGAGDVQGPTTRGVAILQLKSTHEADFSIQVNAFVLTKITVDLPTHRIGIDRWRHLQGLSLADPNFGSPGEIDLLIGADVWGLIIKDGLINGEANQPHAQNTHLGWVVSGPVDLIHCNLAQSMHVRGNENLEEALTRFWLLEEPTLSKVDTHTDECEQHYEATVHRQDDGRYVVSIPFLKEEPTLGDSRRMAMQQFYRNERRLHSDPDLLAKYVQFMREYEALNHMALYEGEVGEGTPSYYIPHHAVTSKFRVVFNASAKSDNGVSLNDTQHIGPVIQDKLANIILRFRLYRVAVVADIEKMFRQVLVHPNQQKWQLILWRENPNDQLNTYRLTTVTYGTRSGPYLAVRTLHQCARDNYSIIKQEAEANEARHSIEKDFYVDDYLSSAPTPAIAIRRSKNVDHVLQQGHMHLRKWQCNNKAVVQAIIGQSDSGLQWDSEFDKLSFDITLDEATTRTKRTCLSDIAKLYDPTGLLAPVVIKAKIFMQRLWLAGVGWDEEIPNELLQEWSVFRHDLFQLVNLAIPRHIGMHPGQQTTLHGFCDASQCAYAAAIYVRTIDEFGQVTVRLLASKTRVAPVKTISIPRLELCGAQLLVTTINTVREAMEMMNVEYFLWTDSTIVLAWLRQLPVRFKPYVANRVSYVQQNSDPSAWHHIPTAHNPADCASRGLTPSQIQAHTLWWTGPGFLQQGNLYNTASEPLCSQDDLQNLRQEERLPVVTYTRIENMGLLMTRRRDGLAINFLDRTNSLTKIKRIMAHILYALYAGSKKRVTYGSEICSVERLHQAMQVLTRLDQRQWFKRDIELCNQAKNLPGSSTLSSLNPFIDEGNILRVGGRIKRSTLDANQRFPIILSREGKLAYMIVAEVHRTTLHGGVQLMLQIIRQTHWIIGGRALVKSYIHKCVTCRLQRGKVARQRMGDLPKYRVTRHRPFLITGVDYCGPFLLRLGAKRSRTITKTYVVIFVCLATKAVHIELATDLSTEAFLNAFARFTSRRGPCEQLHSDNGTNFQGANRRMKEDLEAWHCEHVKEQLTHRGTTWHFIPPSAPHQGGIWEAAVKSAKRHIVRVVGSQTMSYEQFNTLLIRIEACLNSRPLVALYDDPDDKLALTPGDFLTGGPIIALPEPTVMNLPLNRIKEWNLVRRWTEDIWQRWHQEYLTTLQQRSKWRKAEENIKVGDIVAIKQDNLPPTHWCLGRVTVVHPGEDQLVRVVTTQHYDKATGRTFTKQRPIQKICILLTEENSETGVSEEADGGDDYDVYDGNEDEVDEDEDIISHEDRSSSTI, from the exons ATGGTTATCGCTGGTGCAGGTGATGTGCAAGGCCCAACAACACGAGGTGTAGCAATATTACAGCTGAAGTCAACGCACGAGGCAGATTTTTCGATTCAAGTCAATGCTTTCGTGTTGACAAAAATTACAGTAGATTTGCCTACTCATCGTATAGGCATCGATCGATGGCGACATTTACAAGGATTATCTCTAGCAGATCCAAATTTCGGTAGTCCAGGTGAGATCGACTTGTTGATTGGAGCTGACGTCTGGGGCTTAATAATCAAAGATGGACTTATAAATGGCGAAGCAAATCAACCTCATGCGCAGAATACACATCTTGGTTGGGTAGTTTCTGGACCAGTGGACTTAATACATTGTAACTTGGCACAAAGTATGCATGTCCGAGGAAACGAAAATCTGGAGGAGGCTCTTACACGTTTCTGGCTGTTAGAAGAACCAACTTTGTCAAAAGTCGACACTCACACAGATGAATGCGAGCAGCATTATGAAGCAACAGTTCATCGACAAGACGATGGCCGGTATGTAGTCAGCATACCCTTTTTGAAGGAAGAACCGACACTTGGTGACTCACGTCGAATGGCAATGCAGCAGTTCTATCGAAACGAGAGGCGACTACATTCTGATCCCGATCTATTGGCAAAATACGTACAATTTATGCGTGAGTATGAGGCATTGAATCATATGGCATTATACGAAGGCGAAGTGGGCGAAGGTACTCCGTCATACTACATTCCTCATCATGCAGTCACATCTAAATTTCGAGTTGTGTTTAATGCTTCGGCTAAATCAGACAACGGTGTGTCCCTCAACGACACGCAACACATCGGTCCTGTAATACAGGATAAATTGGCTAACATCATTCTACGATTCAGGCTATATCGTGTGGCAGTGGTGGCGGACATCGAGAAGATGTTCCGTCAAGTTTTGGTGCATCCAAATCAACAAAAGTGGCAGCTCATATTATGGCGAGAAAATCCGAATGATCAACTCAACACTTATCGATTGACGACGGTGACATATGGCACCCGCTCTGGACCTTACTTGGCTGTGCGCACTCTACACCAATGTGCTCGAGACAACTACTCCATTATtaaacaagaagcagaggcgaATGAAGCAAGGCATAGCATCGAGAAAGATTTTTATGTGGATGACTACCTTTCAAGTGCTCCCACCCCAGCGATCGCAATTCGTCGATCGAAAAATGTAGATCATGTTCTACAACAAGGCCACATGCATCTTcgaaagtggcaatgtaacaaCAAAGCAGTCGTTCAAGCAATCATTGGCCAAAGCGACTCAG GCTTGCAATGGGATAGTGAGTTTGACAAGTTGTCATTCGACATCACTTTAGACGAGGCTACGACACGCACAAAACGAACGTGTCTTAGCGACATTGCGAAGCTCTATGACCCGACGGGATTGTTAGCACCAGTTGTcattaaagcaaaaatatttatgcaGAGGCTATGGTTGGCAGGCGTTGGTTGGGACGAAGAGATTCCAAATGAGCTCCTCCAAGAGTGGTCAGTTTTTCGGCATGACTTGTTCCAATTGGTAAATCTGGCAATTCCACGACACATTGGAATGCATCCAGGGCAGCAAACAACTCTGCACGGTTTCTGTGATGCATCGCAATGCGCATATGCGGCAGCTATCTATGTGCGCACCATCGATGAGTTTGGCCAGGTGACAGTCCGGTTGCTCGCATCCAAGACCCGAGTTGCCCCGGTGAAGACAATCTCAATTCCTAGGCTCGAGCTTTGTGGTGCTCAATTATTGGTGACAACAATAAACACGGTACGAGAGGCGATGGAAATGATGAATGTGGAATATTTTCTGTGGACCGATTCAACAATCGTTTTGGCATGGCTACGACAACTCCCAGTCAGATTCAAACCATACGTAGCGAACAGGGTGAGTTACGTACAACAGAATAGTGACCCGTCTGCATGGCATCATATTCCTACGGCACATAACCCAGCAGATTGTGCTAGTCGAGGATTAACACCTTCGCAGATACAAGCTCATACACTCTGGTGGACGGGCCCTGGTTTTCTTCAACAAGGCAATCTATACAATACGGCAAGTGAACCGTTATGCTCACAAGATGATCTTCAAAACTTACGGCAGGAAGAGAGGTTACCGGTTGTGACTTATACACGCATTGAGAATATGGGCTTGCTCATGACGCGACGACGAGATGGTCTCGCGATCAATTTCCTGGATCGAACGAATTCCCTCACGAAGATAAAACGGATTATGGCTCACATACTTTACGCACTTTATGCTGGCAGCAAGAAGCGAGTAACATACGGTTCCGAAATATGCAGTGTGGAACGATTACATCAGGCAATGCAAGTATTAACACGGTTAGATCAAAGGCAATGGTTCAAACGTGATATAGAATTATGCAATCAGGCGAAGAACTTACCAGGCTCTAGCACACTCAGTTCATTGAATCCATTTATCGATGAAGGCAACATTTTGCGAGTTGGAGGCCGGATCAAACGGTCGACATTGGATGCGAATCAAAGGTTTCCAATTATCCTATCGAGAGAAGGCAAACTAGCATATATGATTGTGGCTGAAGTACATCGCACAACTTTACATGGTGGTGTGCAATTAATGTTGCAGATCATTCGACAAACGCATTGGATCATAGGAGGCCGGGCACTTGTAAAATCATACATTCACAAATGTGTCACATGTCGCTTACAACGAGGCAAGGTAGCAAGGCAGCGAATGGGTGATCTACCAAAGTATCGTGTTACTCGACATCGTCCATTTCTCATCACAGGCGTAGATTATTGTGGTCCATTCCTGCTACGTCTAGGCGCAAAACGATCAAGGACTATAACTAAAACGTacgttgttatttttgtatgtttagcGACTAAAGCGGTTCATATTGAACTAGCGACCGACTTGTCAACTGAGGCATTTTTAAACGCATTTGCAAGATTCACAAGCAGACGAGGGCCGTGTGAACAACTCCATTCAGACAATGGCACAAATTTCCAGGGTGCAAATCGTCGTATGAAAGAGGACTTAGAGGCATGGCACTGCGAGCATGTGAAGGAACAATTGACGCATCGTGGTACAACGTGGCATTTCATACCACCATCAGCCCCCCATCAAGGTGGCATATGGGAGGCAGCTGTGAAGTCAGCAAAAAGGCATATTGTACGAGTAGTTGGCAGTCAAACTATGAGCTATGAACAATTTAATACTTTGCTCATCCGAATTGAGGCTTGCTTGAACTCTAGGCCATTGGTGGCTTTGTATGATGATCCAGACGACAAGCTAGCATTAACACCAGGCGATTTTCTTACGGGTGGTCCAATTATCGCTCTACCTGAACCCACAGTCATGAATTTACCATTGAATCGCATTAAGGAATGGAATTTAGTTCGAAGATGGACTGAAGATATATGGCAACGTTGGCACCAGGAATACCTAACAACCCTACAACAAAGAAGCAAGTGGCGCAAGGCAGAAGAAAACATTAAAGTCGGTGATATTGTGGCAATTAAGCAAGATAATTTACCACCGACACATTGGTGTCTTGGTCGAGTTACTGTGGTACATCCAGGTGAAGATCAGTTAGTTCGTGTAGTAACGACTCAACATTATGACAAGGCAACGGGTCGAACTTTTACAAAACAACGGCCAATACAAAAAATCTGCATACTTCTCACAGAGGAAAATTCAGAAACCGGTGTTTCAGAGGAGGCCG ATGGCGGTGATGACTACGACGTCTATGACGGCAACGAGGACGAGGTCGACGAGGATGAGGACATCATATCACATGAGGATCGAAGTAGCTCAACGATTTAA